The Vicia villosa cultivar HV-30 ecotype Madison, WI linkage group LG1, Vvil1.0, whole genome shotgun sequence genome includes a region encoding these proteins:
- the LOC131603143 gene encoding monothiol glutaredoxin-S2-like produces the protein MERVTKMVSERPVVIFSKSSCCMSHTIKTLFCDFGVNPAVYELDEISRGREIEQALSRLGSSPSVPTVFIGGELVGGANQVMSLHLNRTLIPMLKKAGALWV, from the coding sequence TGGAGAGAGTAACAAAGATGGTTTCAGAGAGGCCAGTGGTGATATTCAGCAAGAGTTCATGTTGCATGAGTCATACCATAAAGACACTTTTTTGTGACTTTGGTGTGAATCCAGCAGTTTATGAACTTGATGAGATATCAAGAGGAAGAGAGATTGAACAAGCACTTTCAAGACTTGGTTCTTCTCCATCTGTTCCAACTGTTTTCATTGGCGGTGAGCTTGTTGGTGGAGCCAATCAAGTCATGAGTCTCCATCTTAACCGCACTTTGATTCCAATGCTTAAAAAAGCTGGAGCTCTTTGGGTTTAA